The sequence GCGGGGCGGCGCGGGCGAGGTCAGCGGGGCCCCGGGAAGCGCAGATATCGCGAGGGCACGGCGGCGGTCAGCCAGACGCCGTTGGCGCTGACGTGGAAGACATGGCCGTCGCGGTGCATGGCGCCGGAGTCGACCACGAGGACGACCGGGCGGCCCCGGCGGGCGCCGACGCGGGTGGCGGTGTCGCGGTCGGGGGAGAGGTGCACGGCATGCCTGCTCATGGGTTTCAGACCGGTGGCCCGGATGGACTCCAGGGCGTGCGGGTGGGTGCCGTGGTAGAGGTACGGCGGCGGGGTGGCCGGCGGCAGGCCCAGGTCGACGGCGATGGTGTGGCCCTGGTTGGCG is a genomic window of Streptomyces sp. WP-1 containing:
- a CDS encoding RNA 2'-phosphotransferase, with amino-acid sequence MDERRTVKVSKYLSRHLRHQPARIGLTPDEAGWVDIDALITAAASHGFPFTREELDRVVATNDKQRFTIDGARIRANQGHTIAVDLGLPPATPPPYLYHGTHPHALESIRATGLKPMSRHAVHLSPDRDTATRVGARRGRPVVLVVDSGAMHRDGHVFHVSANGVWLTAAVPSRYLRFPGPR